Proteins from a single region of Halalkalicoccus subterraneus:
- a CDS encoding 50S ribosomal protein L22 produces MGISYSVDADPENTAKAMLRERPMSHKHSKEVAREIKGKTAGEAVEYLEAVVAEERSVPFKSHNSGVGHRSDVDGWDAGRYPQKVSKAFIELLENAVGNADHQGFDGEEMTILHVAAHKVGESPGRKPRAMGRATAWNTPQVDVELILEEPEEEN; encoded by the coding sequence ATGGGAATCAGCTACAGCGTGGACGCGGACCCGGAGAACACGGCGAAAGCCATGCTCCGAGAGCGTCCCATGAGCCACAAGCACAGCAAGGAGGTCGCCCGCGAGATCAAGGGCAAGACCGCCGGCGAGGCGGTCGAGTACCTCGAAGCGGTCGTCGCGGAGGAGCGGTCGGTACCCTTCAAATCACACAACAGCGGCGTCGGCCACCGAAGCGACGTCGACGGCTGGGACGCGGGTCGCTACCCGCAGAAGGTCTCGAAGGCGTTCATCGAGCTGCTCGAGAACGCCGTCGGGAACGCCGACCACCAGGGATTCGACGGCGAGGAGATGACGATCCTGCACGTCGCCGCCCACAAGGTCGGCGAGAGCCCGGGCCGAAAGCCCCGCGCGATGGGGCGGGCAACGGCCTGGAACACCCCACAGGTCGACGTCGAACTGATCCTCGAAGAACCGGAGGAGGAGAACTAA